A single window of Granulibacter bethesdensis DNA harbors:
- a CDS encoding glycosyltransferase, with product MAALGSAAVAAERQRLREYWRQLAEDAYKLGERAMEQSQWHEAAFWLARATRLSPRQDTIRLLSALLKLRRGDPTARADFESLARQYETTEILSGLATLQVLGGDLAYAAITVQRLLSRIRHDVWPIAHELLMTVSRAAGLPGWCRLSADGHVHAYEVGTGDVNPASLSFTLDGITLETAPSMQKLVAGHCLDVRSRNRPLLGSPFDLVAMYRVQGWIDWNEDGDVQGWAWHPGCPDADPLLAVISADGHLYGPFTAHEPAEKVGLDTPFARPRRIHVPAGEWDGTGLISVRDVRGNDLLGSPLDPRLSPLLKLKRQGATGGEGFARGAIRSVRALARALPVAAPPIPCPADILPEIKPLVPLRCLPVAESLSTASPVETGRPVSIVMPVYGGGDVVRACLESVLATVPESTEIIIVDDAGYDPALLVHLQALAGQGRISLLHQARNRGFPSAVNLGMRAVGAGRDVVLLNSDTLVPKGWLKRLQKAACTASDIGTATPFSNDASILSYPQEDGRWPLPDRAETEQFAQFARQANRDRVVDIPVAVGFCMYIRRDCLDEVGVFRDDVFAQGYGEENDFCLRARALGWRHVVATGAFVAHVGGGSFGEGRSRLAARNESILSALHPGYHDMVAAWRARNPLHASRRAMDVLRFRAALPDRPSVLMITHDRGGGVQRQIETRIALFHQAGRNVVILRPVMIEETASYEGWTVLDTGFADQYPHLRHRMPHDRAVLLRLLRQIKVEQVELHHLLGHDHTVAGLAAALGVPQDMHVHDYAAFCPRIALMSPARRYCGEPDIDQCERCIAEGGSHLEEPISIAALRHRSQRDLMEAAQVVTPSRDVARRMQRHFPALHPIIVPWEESDDIVSMPPGMESDMAAWGPLADHICVICVIGAIGAEKGFDCLLEAARDAAARSLPLRFVLVGHSVDDPALLETGYVRITGRYSDDDLPALIVAQKAKMAWIPSIWPETWCFTLSEAWRAGLPVAAFDLGTVAERIKKAQMHQSYAGFVMPLGISVQIINDTFLSCQMDRTGFASSANRVNRIKFC from the coding sequence ATGGCAGCATTAGGCAGCGCTGCCGTTGCGGCTGAGCGACAGAGACTGCGGGAATATTGGCGTCAGCTGGCTGAAGATGCCTACAAGCTTGGCGAACGGGCCATGGAGCAGTCGCAGTGGCACGAAGCTGCGTTCTGGCTGGCCCGGGCCACGCGTCTGTCTCCGCGTCAGGACACGATCCGGCTGCTATCGGCACTTCTGAAGCTGCGGCGGGGTGATCCGACTGCAAGGGCCGATTTTGAATCCCTTGCACGCCAGTATGAAACGACCGAGATCCTGTCCGGTTTGGCGACTTTGCAGGTGCTGGGCGGTGATCTGGCATATGCTGCCATTACCGTTCAACGACTTCTCTCACGTATCCGGCATGATGTCTGGCCGATAGCGCATGAATTGTTGATGACGGTGAGCAGGGCAGCAGGATTGCCGGGCTGGTGCCGCCTGTCAGCCGATGGACATGTTCACGCCTATGAAGTCGGAACGGGTGATGTAAACCCCGCCAGTCTCAGTTTCACCCTTGATGGGATAACGCTGGAAACAGCGCCTTCCATGCAGAAGTTGGTGGCGGGTCATTGTCTTGATGTGCGAAGCAGAAATCGGCCTTTGCTGGGGTCGCCGTTTGATTTGGTGGCGATGTATCGTGTGCAGGGCTGGATTGATTGGAATGAAGACGGGGATGTGCAGGGCTGGGCCTGGCATCCGGGCTGCCCTGACGCTGATCCGCTGCTGGCGGTCATCTCTGCTGACGGACACTTGTATGGTCCGTTCACGGCGCATGAACCGGCGGAGAAAGTGGGTCTTGATACACCCTTTGCCCGTCCCCGGCGTATTCATGTTCCGGCGGGGGAATGGGATGGCACCGGGCTGATTTCGGTTCGCGATGTGCGAGGCAATGATCTTTTGGGTAGTCCGCTTGATCCCCGTCTGAGCCCTCTGTTGAAACTGAAGCGGCAGGGTGCGACCGGTGGCGAGGGTTTTGCCCGCGGCGCGATCAGATCGGTGCGTGCTCTGGCCCGTGCATTACCGGTTGCTGCCCCGCCCATTCCCTGTCCTGCGGATATCCTGCCGGAGATAAAGCCTCTGGTCCCGTTGCGCTGCTTGCCTGTAGCGGAGAGCCTGTCGACCGCCTCCCCTGTTGAGACAGGGCGGCCCGTCTCCATCGTGATGCCGGTTTATGGTGGCGGAGACGTTGTCCGAGCCTGTCTGGAGTCTGTGCTGGCCACGGTCCCTGAATCGACCGAGATCATCATCGTGGACGATGCCGGTTACGACCCCGCACTTCTGGTGCATTTACAGGCTCTTGCCGGGCAGGGGCGCATCAGCCTGCTGCATCAGGCCCGCAATCGCGGATTTCCATCCGCGGTCAATCTTGGCATGCGGGCGGTTGGGGCCGGGCGGGACGTGGTGCTGCTGAACAGTGACACGCTGGTGCCGAAAGGGTGGCTGAAGCGGTTACAGAAAGCTGCTTGTACGGCTTCGGATATCGGGACGGCAACACCTTTTTCGAACGATGCCTCAATACTGAGCTATCCGCAGGAGGATGGGCGCTGGCCTCTGCCGGATCGTGCTGAAACAGAGCAGTTCGCCCAATTTGCTCGTCAGGCCAACAGGGACCGGGTGGTTGATATTCCGGTTGCGGTCGGGTTCTGCATGTATATCCGCCGGGACTGCCTCGATGAGGTCGGTGTTTTCCGGGATGACGTCTTTGCGCAGGGCTATGGCGAAGAAAATGATTTCTGCCTGCGTGCCCGTGCGTTGGGCTGGCGCCATGTGGTTGCAACGGGTGCTTTCGTTGCCCATGTGGGGGGGGGCAGCTTCGGAGAAGGCCGGTCGCGTCTGGCAGCCCGGAATGAATCGATCCTCTCAGCGCTGCATCCGGGCTATCACGACATGGTGGCGGCTTGGCGTGCCCGCAACCCGCTGCATGCCAGCCGCCGGGCGATGGATGTTCTGCGTTTCCGGGCGGCCCTGCCTGACAGGCCTTCCGTTCTGATGATTACCCATGATCGGGGCGGAGGGGTGCAGCGACAGATTGAGACCCGGATAGCCCTTTTTCATCAGGCAGGCCGCAATGTGGTGATCCTGCGTCCGGTCATGATTGAGGAGACGGCCTCTTATGAGGGCTGGACCGTACTCGACACCGGGTTTGCCGATCAGTATCCCCATTTGCGGCACCGTATGCCCCATGACAGGGCTGTCTTGCTGCGGCTGCTGCGCCAGATAAAGGTGGAGCAGGTGGAACTGCATCATCTGCTTGGCCATGACCACACCGTAGCCGGTCTGGCTGCAGCGCTGGGTGTGCCGCAGGATATGCACGTGCATGATTATGCCGCGTTCTGCCCCCGTATCGCCCTCATGAGTCCGGCCCGGCGCTATTGCGGGGAGCCGGATATCGACCAGTGTGAACGCTGCATCGCCGAGGGAGGCAGTCATCTGGAGGAGCCAATCAGTATTGCAGCCTTGCGCCACCGCTCACAGCGCGATCTGATGGAGGCTGCGCAGGTCGTCACTCCCTCAAGGGATGTGGCACGGCGGATGCAACGCCATTTCCCGGCCCTTCATCCCATCATTGTCCCATGGGAAGAAAGTGACGATATCGTGTCCATGCCCCCAGGAATGGAGAGTGATATGGCGGCATGGGGGCCTTTGGCGGATCATATTTGCGTGATCTGTGTTATTGGCGCGATCGGCGCTGAAAAAGGTTTTGACTGTCTGCTGGAGGCTGCAAGGGATGCGGCAGCGCGCTCCCTCCCCCTTCGTTTCGTGCTGGTCGGGCATAGTGTTGATGATCCGGCCCTGCTCGAGACAGGTTATGTCCGAATCACCGGACGTTACAGCGATGATGATTTGCCCGCTCTTATTGTGGCCCAGAAGGCGAAAATGGCATGGATTCCTTCAATCTGGCCTGAAACATGGTGCTTTACGCTCAGTGAGGCATGGCGGGCGGGGCTTCCCGTGGCGGCCTTCGACCTCGGTACGGTAGCGGAGCGTATTAAAAAAGCTCAGATGCATCAGAGCTATGCCGGCTTTGTGATGCCGCTTGGTATTTCTGTTCAGATCATAAACGATACATTTCTATCCTGTCAGATGGATAGAACAGGCTTTGCATCCTCTGCAAATAGGGTAAACAGAATTAAGTTTTGCTGA
- a CDS encoding glycosyltransferase, whose amino-acid sequence MKFLFVHQNFPGQFLHIVRSLAEENRHEIIFLTEENPNFLGGVRKMVYRMLRQPEPNVHLHARDMELAAVRAEAVASAARNLLLLGFRPDIIIGHHGWGELLNLQDIWPGVPLLGYFEFFYRTYGTDVNFDPEFPSGPDFLPNVRNKNVVNFLALQLEGMGQTPTRFQLETYPEWARERIRVVPEGADLDACTPDPAIRKQPYQLGDFHVAPDEKLITFVSRDLEPYRGYHVMVRALPKILEARPDVKAILVGRDGVSYGARPVNTTWKEHFLNEQAGRLDMSRVCLPGRIDYEEFLKLLQRSNAHVYLTYPFVLSWSLREALATGCAIIGSDTAPVLEFLTHEENALITPCLDPDKLADSVLRLLSDEKLEKKLRRNARRYAEKHLRMEDHLASFRALISEMTGQEL is encoded by the coding sequence GTGAAATTCCTGTTTGTCCATCAGAATTTTCCGGGACAATTTTTGCATATTGTCCGCTCACTGGCGGAAGAAAACCGGCATGAAATTATCTTTTTGACGGAGGAAAACCCCAATTTTCTGGGGGGGGTCCGGAAAATGGTCTACCGGATGTTACGTCAGCCAGAGCCCAATGTTCATCTCCATGCCAGAGATATGGAACTGGCGGCGGTCCGGGCCGAGGCGGTGGCATCGGCGGCGCGTAATCTGCTGCTTCTTGGGTTCAGGCCCGATATTATTATTGGCCACCATGGCTGGGGAGAGTTGCTGAACCTGCAGGATATTTGGCCAGGTGTCCCCTTGCTTGGATATTTCGAATTTTTTTATCGTACCTATGGAACGGATGTGAATTTCGATCCGGAATTCCCGAGTGGGCCTGATTTCCTGCCCAATGTGCGCAACAAGAATGTCGTCAACTTCCTGGCGTTGCAGTTGGAGGGCATGGGGCAGACCCCGACACGGTTCCAGTTGGAGACATATCCGGAATGGGCCAGGGAGCGGATTCGGGTTGTTCCTGAAGGCGCTGATCTGGATGCCTGTACGCCTGATCCAGCGATCCGTAAGCAACCCTATCAGCTAGGCGATTTCCATGTCGCGCCGGATGAGAAGCTGATCACCTTCGTATCCCGTGATCTGGAGCCTTATCGCGGCTATCACGTCATGGTACGCGCCCTGCCGAAGATTTTGGAAGCTCGCCCCGATGTGAAAGCGATTCTCGTCGGCAGGGACGGGGTCAGTTATGGCGCTCGGCCCGTCAACACCACATGGAAAGAGCATTTCCTGAACGAACAGGCCGGGCGTCTGGATATGAGCCGGGTCTGTTTGCCGGGGCGTATCGACTATGAGGAGTTTTTAAAATTGCTCCAACGGTCGAACGCACATGTCTATCTGACCTATCCCTTCGTGCTGTCGTGGTCGCTCAGGGAGGCTCTGGCGACGGGCTGTGCCATTATCGGCAGCGATACCGCGCCGGTGCTGGAATTTCTGACGCATGAGGAAAATGCGTTGATCACACCGTGCCTCGATCCTGACAAGCTGGCGGATTCTGTCCTGCGTCTGCTGTCAGATGAAAAGCTCGAGAAAAAACTGCGGCGGAATGCCCGGCGCTATGCCGAGAAGCATCTCCGTATGGAGGACCATCTGGCCAGTTTCCGCGCCCTGATCTCTGAAATGACGGGGCAGGAACTGTAA
- the ppa gene encoding inorganic diphosphatase has translation MDVSKLAIGKQPPSDINVVIEIPQGSAVKYEVDKDSGAVIVDRFLFTPMAYPASYGFIPGTLADDGDPADALVLTPAPVVPGAVIRARPIGVLNMEDESGIDEKIICVPHDKVHPQFSTVEKIEDLPEITRKAIEHFFTRYKDLEPNKWVKVTGWGDKAAAEAAITASIQRAAK, from the coding sequence ATGGACGTCAGCAAGCTGGCCATTGGCAAGCAGCCCCCCAGTGACATCAATGTCGTGATCGAAATTCCGCAAGGTTCTGCGGTGAAATACGAGGTGGACAAGGACTCCGGCGCCGTGATCGTGGACCGTTTCCTGTTCACACCCATGGCCTACCCCGCTTCCTATGGTTTCATTCCCGGTACGCTGGCCGATGATGGCGATCCAGCGGATGCGCTGGTCTTGACCCCCGCCCCCGTAGTACCGGGTGCCGTGATTCGCGCCCGCCCGATCGGCGTTCTGAACATGGAAGACGAAAGCGGGATCGACGAAAAGATCATCTGCGTCCCGCATGACAAGGTGCATCCGCAATTCAGCACGGTGGAAAAAATCGAGGATTTGCCGGAAATCACCCGCAAGGCGATCGAGCATTTCTTCACGCGCTATAAGGATCTGGAACCCAACAAATGGGTGAAGGTCACCGGCTGGGGCGACAAGGCTGCGGCCGAGGCTGCCATCACCGCCTCCATCCAGCGCGCAGCGAAATAA
- the ettA gene encoding energy-dependent translational throttle protein EttA, whose protein sequence is MASYQYVYVMKDVTKAYPGGREVFKGITLSFLPGVKIGVLGVNGAGKSTLMKIMAGIEKEYGGEAWAAEGARVGYLSQEPQLDPTKTVAENVGEAFAELKAAIDRFNEISMAFAEPMDDDKMNALLAEQAMLQEKIDAEDGWDLDRRVEIALDALRCPPPETLVDRLSGGERRRVALCRLLLEKPDLLLLDEPTNHLDAESVSWLERTLRDYAGTVMVVTHDRYFLDNVTNWILEIERGRGYPFEGNYSSWLEQKRKRLAQEEKEESNRQRALAAEQEWIQSSPRARQAKSKARIQRYEELLNKSQEQAGGVADIVIPPGPRLGGTVIEAEDLRKSFGNRLLIDGLNFKLPPGGIVGVIGPNGAGKTTLFRMITGVEQPDSGSLTVGDTVKLGYVDQNRDSLDDNKTVWEEISGGTDVIHLGKRTVASRAYVGAFNFKGPDQQKRVGVLSGGERNRVHLAKMLKSEANVILLDEPTNDLDVDTLRALEDALADFAGCAVIISHDRWFLDRLATHILAFEGDSHVEWFEGNFQAYEEDKRRRLGAEATEPHRIKYRPLER, encoded by the coding sequence ATGGCCAGCTACCAGTATGTCTATGTGATGAAGGATGTGACGAAGGCTTATCCGGGCGGCCGGGAAGTCTTCAAGGGCATTACCCTGTCCTTCCTGCCGGGCGTGAAGATCGGCGTACTGGGTGTTAACGGGGCCGGTAAATCGACCCTGATGAAAATCATGGCCGGAATTGAAAAAGAATATGGCGGCGAGGCTTGGGCCGCAGAAGGTGCCCGTGTCGGTTATCTGTCTCAGGAGCCACAGCTCGACCCCACCAAAACAGTGGCGGAAAACGTCGGCGAGGCGTTTGCGGAGCTGAAAGCGGCGATCGACCGCTTCAATGAAATTTCCATGGCGTTCGCCGAACCCATGGATGACGACAAGATGAACGCATTGCTGGCCGAGCAGGCCATGTTGCAGGAAAAGATTGACGCGGAGGATGGCTGGGATCTGGACCGCCGCGTTGAAATCGCGCTGGACGCGCTGCGCTGCCCGCCGCCGGAGACTTTGGTGGACCGGCTGTCCGGCGGTGAGCGCCGTCGTGTTGCACTGTGCCGCCTGTTGCTGGAGAAGCCCGATCTGCTGCTGCTGGACGAACCGACCAACCATCTGGATGCGGAAAGCGTGTCCTGGCTGGAACGCACGCTGCGTGATTATGCGGGCACGGTGATGGTCGTCACCCATGACCGTTACTTCCTGGACAACGTGACCAACTGGATTCTGGAGATCGAGCGGGGCCGTGGCTATCCGTTCGAGGGCAACTACTCCTCCTGGCTGGAGCAGAAGCGCAAGCGTCTGGCGCAGGAAGAAAAGGAAGAGAGCAACCGCCAGCGCGCCCTGGCGGCGGAGCAGGAATGGATTCAGTCCAGCCCTCGCGCGCGTCAGGCCAAGAGCAAGGCCCGTATCCAGCGTTATGAGGAATTGCTGAACAAGTCTCAGGAACAGGCTGGTGGCGTAGCGGATATCGTGATTCCGCCCGGCCCCCGTCTGGGCGGCACTGTGATCGAGGCGGAAGATCTGCGTAAATCCTTCGGCAATCGTCTGCTGATTGACGGGCTGAACTTCAAGCTGCCGCCGGGTGGTATCGTCGGCGTCATCGGTCCGAACGGCGCAGGCAAGACGACTCTGTTCCGTATGATTACCGGGGTGGAGCAGCCCGATTCCGGTTCCCTGACCGTGGGTGACACCGTGAAGCTGGGCTATGTGGATCAGAACCGCGACAGTCTGGACGACAACAAGACCGTCTGGGAAGAAATCAGCGGCGGCACGGATGTCATCCATCTGGGCAAGCGCACAGTGGCCAGCCGGGCCTATGTCGGGGCTTTTAATTTCAAAGGACCCGATCAGCAGAAAAGAGTCGGCGTGTTGTCAGGCGGTGAGCGTAACCGCGTGCATCTCGCTAAAATGCTCAAGAGCGAGGCCAATGTGATCCTGCTCGACGAGCCGACCAATGATCTGGATGTCGATACATTGCGGGCCCTGGAAGACGCTCTGGCGGATTTCGCAGGCTGTGCCGTGATTATCAGCCATGACCGCTGGTTCCTCGATCGTCTTGCAACGCATATCCTCGCCTTCGAAGGCGATAGCCATGTCGAGTGGTTCGAAGGTAACTTCCAGGCCTATGAAGAGGATAAGCGACGCCGACTTGGCGCCGAGGCCACCGAGCCACATCGTATTAAGTACCGCCCGCTGGAGCGTTGA
- a CDS encoding GNAT family N-acetyltransferase, protein MAPRPPSHIVLSTARWSVEDGAERSPALAAVAPLADLIPAGRILRTGRLLLYPVTYADLPDLCRIKADPGVFAIMLGGVRNSLQAAEDLAADIAFWGQHNVGMWAVRDAHTGHFEGLTGLMGRPDGRGMSIRFAFWPEARGRGYAREAAGAALRYAHDVAGVERVIGVAREENWGSRMVLGSIGMRHADSFMRDGYRMLVYESWRMGRPPA, encoded by the coding sequence TTGGCGCCGAGGCCACCGAGCCACATCGTATTAAGTACCGCCCGCTGGAGCGTTGAGGACGGGGCGGAGCGCTCCCCCGCCCTTGCAGCTGTTGCTCCTCTGGCGGATTTGATCCCGGCCGGGCGCATTCTGCGCACCGGGCGGCTTCTGTTGTACCCTGTCACCTATGCCGATCTGCCCGATCTATGCCGGATCAAAGCGGATCCCGGGGTCTTCGCGATCATGCTGGGCGGGGTTCGTAATTCCTTGCAGGCAGCGGAGGATCTGGCCGCTGATATTGCTTTCTGGGGTCAGCATAATGTCGGGATGTGGGCGGTGCGGGACGCCCATACCGGTCATTTCGAGGGCCTGACTGGTCTGATGGGCCGCCCGGATGGGCGTGGCATGTCGATTCGTTTCGCATTCTGGCCGGAGGCGCGTGGGCGTGGTTATGCCCGCGAAGCGGCGGGAGCCGCTTTGCGCTATGCCCATGATGTTGCAGGGGTGGAACGTGTCATCGGGGTTGCGCGGGAGGAAAATTGGGGTTCCCGCATGGTGCTGGGCAGTATCGGCATGCGGCATGCCGACAGCTTTATGCGGGATGGATACCGAATGCTGGTTTACGAAAGCTGGCGGATGGGACGTCCGCCGGCATAA
- a CDS encoding YncE family protein, with the protein MIRTLLSALSVASLLLAPLTGRTAEAFVTDQQGHMVTIIDLESTKPVASIPMRGDVAGIAMSRDGSRAYVTAPEDHSLTILDAVQRSVIKRITVGGAPLGVAVSPDGRTVFVADWFANHVTALDSVSGAVKAVIETGKSPSGLAFTPDGKNLICADREDNQVSILDAVHFKHLASIKTGQHPFGVTVSSDGKRAYAADVESNDVAVIDLPSRTLLARIPTGHRPYVVAVHGQRGYVTNEMSDSVTVFDTVSLKLIATFRVGSYPEGIQTSTDGKTLYVVNWMDDTLSILDAENGYQKALVKAGNSPRSFGTFLR; encoded by the coding sequence ATGATCAGGACCCTGCTGAGCGCGTTATCGGTCGCTTCCCTTCTCCTTGCCCCGCTGACGGGCCGGACGGCGGAGGCTTTCGTGACCGATCAGCAGGGTCACATGGTTACCATCATCGATCTGGAGAGCACAAAACCGGTCGCCTCCATTCCAATGAGGGGGGATGTCGCCGGAATTGCCATGAGCCGGGATGGCAGCCGCGCCTATGTCACCGCCCCTGAAGATCACAGCCTCACCATTCTCGATGCTGTGCAGCGCAGTGTAATCAAGCGTATTACAGTTGGCGGTGCACCGCTGGGCGTCGCCGTTTCACCGGATGGCAGAACCGTGTTTGTGGCGGACTGGTTTGCCAATCATGTCACCGCTTTGGACAGCGTAAGTGGTGCTGTCAAAGCTGTCATTGAAACCGGGAAATCTCCTTCCGGTCTGGCTTTCACACCCGATGGCAAAAACCTGATTTGCGCGGATCGGGAAGATAATCAGGTTTCCATCCTTGATGCTGTGCATTTCAAACATCTGGCCTCCATCAAGACCGGGCAGCATCCGTTTGGCGTCACGGTTTCCTCGGATGGTAAACGCGCCTATGCCGCCGATGTCGAATCCAATGATGTCGCCGTCATTGACCTGCCATCACGCACATTGCTGGCCCGGATTCCGACCGGGCATCGCCCTTACGTCGTCGCCGTGCATGGGCAGCGCGGGTATGTAACCAACGAGATGTCTGATTCCGTCACCGTATTCGATACGGTAAGCCTCAAGCTGATCGCCACCTTCCGTGTCGGTTCCTACCCTGAAGGCATCCAGACCAGCACGGACGGCAAGACCCTGTACGTCGTCAACTGGATGGACGATACACTGTCTATTCTCGATGCCGAAAACGGCTATCAGAAGGCGCTTGTGAAAGCGGGGAACAGCCCGCGCTCCTTCGGCACGTTCCTGCGCTGA
- a CDS encoding SRPBCC family protein, whose product MLLHWLTPARAAMLAVPVLVSSFAASQASAHGPTRQKVEESVTVNATPDKVWAVIGNFHDMSWNPAVASVTGDGGNKVTSLRTLTLKASGKPITESLDKYDATEHLYKTFLTKPNPDALPANDLSTELSVSPAAGGKSTVEWNAAFYRGYMNNDPPPNLNDEASKKAVADYMKAGLAALKAKFGG is encoded by the coding sequence ATGCTTCTTCACTGGCTTACCCCTGCCCGCGCAGCCATGCTGGCTGTTCCGGTTCTTGTATCCTCCTTTGCCGCTTCACAGGCCTCCGCCCATGGCCCGACCCGTCAGAAGGTCGAGGAATCCGTGACGGTCAACGCAACTCCGGACAAAGTCTGGGCCGTCATCGGCAATTTCCATGACATGAGCTGGAATCCTGCCGTGGCGAGCGTCACCGGTGATGGCGGTAACAAGGTTACCTCCCTGCGCACCCTGACGCTGAAAGCGTCCGGGAAGCCGATCACCGAGTCTCTGGATAAGTACGATGCCACCGAGCATCTGTACAAAACCTTCCTTACCAAGCCCAACCCGGATGCCCTGCCCGCGAACGACCTGTCCACGGAGCTGTCCGTCTCTCCGGCGGCTGGTGGCAAATCCACCGTCGAATGGAACGCGGCTTTTTATCGCGGCTACATGAACAATGATCCGCCGCCGAACCTGAACGATGAAGCGTCCAAAAAGGCGGTCGCCGACTACATGAAAGCCGGTCTTGCCGCCTTGAAGGCCAAATTCGGCGGTTAA
- a CDS encoding phospholipid-binding protein MlaC codes for MLNRRLFLAAALAGATFLPLPTHAQSNVAADFIRRAGNELVAAVNNSPSEARKKAELTRIVDSYIDVDNVGRFCLGRYWTSASQQQRQQYLSLFHKVLVRNVTSKIGEAKGMSYTLGRVTPQGENTLVQTIIHRPGNAPANVQWVVATQGGPPRIVDVLAEGTSLRLTQRQDYASFLQHHNQDLDTLISAISRQAGE; via the coding sequence GTGTTGAATCGACGACTGTTTCTGGCCGCCGCTCTTGCCGGTGCCACATTTCTACCCCTGCCCACCCACGCCCAGAGCAACGTAGCGGCCGACTTCATCCGTCGCGCCGGGAATGAACTGGTGGCTGCGGTCAATAATTCCCCCAGCGAAGCCAGGAAAAAAGCCGAACTGACCCGTATCGTCGACAGCTATATCGATGTCGATAATGTGGGACGCTTCTGCCTTGGCCGTTACTGGACGAGTGCCTCACAGCAACAACGGCAGCAATATCTGAGCCTGTTTCACAAGGTTCTCGTCCGCAACGTCACCAGCAAGATCGGCGAAGCAAAAGGAATGAGCTACACGCTTGGCCGCGTGACGCCACAAGGCGAAAATACGCTGGTTCAGACCATCATTCATCGCCCCGGAAATGCCCCGGCCAACGTCCAGTGGGTTGTGGCGACACAGGGCGGTCCCCCCCGTATTGTGGATGTGCTGGCGGAAGGCACCAGCCTGCGGCTGACCCAACGGCAGGATTATGCCAGCTTCCTGCAACATCATAACCAGGATCTCGATACCCTGATCTCTGCCATCAGCCGGCAGGCGGGGGAATAA
- a CDS encoding VacJ family lipoprotein, with translation MRADCSDTVSTMRPFGLPLRRLAAVLLLPGLIAACATKPPASDKEAVAEYQQANDPLEPTNRVMYQVNDAIDAVVLKPVALAYHYVVPSPVRTGFRNAITNIQTPVILANDVLQWNGKRAGDTLSRFAINSTLGIGGLFDVAGNMGIKRHDTDFGVTMALWGVPEGPFLFLPILGPSNPRDASGYGVDVAMSPTTWVGQGATVNKLLWTQYSVSAADMRDQANDVLNSIQETSLDPYATFRSLFRQHRASVIEDARNKGTVKDEDLFPASGPGQP, from the coding sequence ATGCGCGCTGATTGTTCTGACACAGTTTCGACCATGCGTCCGTTCGGGCTTCCGTTGCGCCGGCTTGCGGCTGTCCTGCTGCTGCCCGGCCTGATAGCCGCATGTGCGACGAAACCACCTGCCAGCGACAAGGAAGCTGTCGCGGAATACCAGCAGGCCAACGATCCGCTGGAACCCACCAACCGGGTCATGTACCAGGTGAACGATGCCATTGATGCGGTGGTGCTGAAACCGGTGGCCCTTGCCTATCATTATGTTGTCCCCTCCCCAGTCCGCACCGGGTTCCGCAACGCGATTACCAATATCCAGACCCCCGTGATCCTGGCCAATGACGTTCTGCAGTGGAACGGAAAGCGCGCCGGCGACACGCTGTCCCGCTTCGCTATCAACAGCACGCTTGGCATTGGCGGCCTGTTCGATGTGGCAGGCAATATGGGTATCAAACGCCACGATACCGATTTCGGCGTTACCATGGCGTTATGGGGCGTACCGGAAGGCCCGTTTCTGTTCCTGCCTATTCTGGGGCCCAGCAATCCGCGTGATGCATCCGGCTATGGCGTCGATGTTGCCATGTCCCCCACCACATGGGTTGGGCAGGGCGCTACAGTCAACAAGCTGCTCTGGACACAGTACAGCGTCTCGGCTGCCGACATGCGCGATCAGGCCAATGATGTGCTGAACTCGATCCAGGAAACGTCGTTAGACCCTTACGCCACGTTCCGCAGCCTGTTCCGTCAGCACCGCGCCAGCGTGATCGAAGATGCCCGCAACAAAGGGACGGTAAAGGATGAAGATCTGTTCCCCGCTTCCGGACCGGGACAACCCTGA